The genomic region CTATAGTAAAAAGAGGCAGTAGAGCGGTATTTGATGTATATATGAAAGCTTTAAGCATAGAAGTTTCACAAAAAGTTCTAGACGAGGTGGAAATAACAGACGAGGATAAAAAGAAAATTGAAGACTTAGCAAAAGATCCATGGATAAAACAGAAAATTATATCTTCAATAGCACCATCAATATTTGATCATTGGGAAATAAAAGAAGCAATAGCGCTAGCTTTGTTTGGCGGAGTTCCTAGAGTAATGCCAGACGGTACGAGAATAAGAGGGGATATACACGTACTTATAATAGGAGATCCAGGAACTGCAAAGTCACAAATTTTGCAATTTGCAGCCAGAGTTGCACCTAGATCAGTTTATACTACAGGAAAAGGCGCAACTGCTGCCGGTTTGACTGCAGCTGTAGTAAGGGAGAAAAACAGTGGTGATTATTATTTAGAAGCTGGAGCTTTAGTATTAGCAGACGGAGGAATTGCAGTAATTGATGAAATAGATAAAATGAGAGAAGAAGATAGAGTTGCCATACACGAAGCCATGGAACAACAAACTGTTTCAATAGCGAAAGCTGGCATTGTAGCAAAGCTTAATGCTAGAGCTACTATTATTGCGGCTGGTAACCCCAAGTTTGGAAGATACATTGCAGAAAGAGGAATTTCAGAAAATATTGATTTACCACCTACAATATTGTCAAGATTTGACTTAATTTTCATTCTAGTTGATAAGCCTGGTAATGAAGATCAGAGATTAGCAACTCATATTTTAGATATGCACGGTGGCAAGCCAGTAAAGGATATTATCCCTGTCGATTTACTCAAGAAGTATATAGCCTACGCCAGAAAGTACGTAAATCCAGAATTAACAGAAGAGGCTAAGCAGTTATTAGCAGATTTTTACGTTGAAATGAGAAAGAAGAGCAGTGAATCTCCAGATTCTCCAATACTTATAACGCCAAGACAGCTTGAGGCTTTGATTAGATTATCAGAAGCTTACGCCAGAATGGCACTAAGAAAAACTGTAACAAAGGAAGATGCTGAAAATGCTATAAATATAATGAGAATATTCCTAGAGAAAGTTGGGATCGACGTAGAGTCCGGGGCAATGGATATTGATACGATAATGACTGGCAAGCCTAAGAGTGCTAGAGAAAAGATGGTCAAAATTATGGAAATAATAGATACATTATCTGGATCTGAAGGTTGCGCAAAATTAAGAGAAATTGTCAAGGAAGCAGAAAGGGAAGGAATAGAAAGGCAAAGTACTGAAAAACTAATTTCTGATATGAAAAAGAGCGGATTAATTTATGAGGCGAAACCAGAGTGTTACAAGAAAGTTTAACTCCTCTTATATATAGTTTCTGGATACCACATTATCCATGCAGGAACTTGTTTTATTAAATCGTATGCTTCTTCCCATCCATTTAAGCCCAATTCCTTCGCTAATTCTTCTAAAGTCATCTGAGTCCTTACATATTTGTTCAAAATTTTTACTGTGTCATCGTTTATTTCTACTTCCCTACCAGTTGAAAGTTTGATTTTTATTGGTTCCATAGGCTTAACTTTTACGTTTAATATAAATGTTTTTTCATGGAGTCTCAAATGTTATGCATGATATTAGTAACGTCATTTACACCATAGAGATCCCATATTAGAATTGTTAATATTATAAGGGCAAATAAAACGCTAACTACTCCGAATTCAAATTGCTTTCTCTCAATTAGATATACCCCGATAAGCACCAGAGCAATTAATATTATCCCTGCATCAAGGTAAGTAACTCCTGCTGGAGCTCCTCCATTAGAATACGTTATTGGTGATATATAATAAGGTATTGCCAATACTCCCATTATGCCCATCATTATTAATACTATAAGTATTATTATAACATAACTGCTTAGAATTTCTGAGTAAAGCTTGTTAGTATTTCCCATACATAAACCTACCACGGAACACTTTTTATTTTTAATCGATATGCTACATTATTAGTAAGTATATGCATTATAAATGCTATTAGAATAATAAAAAGAAATTGATATAATTCGATATTAACGTGTAAAAGAACTAGCGCCAGAGAAGAGCCTAATACAAAGTCTAACTGATCTAAACCTAATGCCCTTCCACCTCTAGGAATATTTAGCCTCCTCTTTATAAATGCTCCAGTCATATCACCAAGCATTGCCGCCAATGATTCCACGAAGGAAATAAAAATCCAAGATACTCCCCAAAATCTAGCAATTATAACGCCTATGATAATACCAAAAGTTAAGGCAACAAGCAAGCCTTCAAAGGTCTTACCGTCTCCAAATATTCTTCTACCATCAAAGAAATTTTTATTAAAATCAATAGGATGGCCTCTCTTAACAAAAGGTGCAGAACCATTAGCGGTAAATGCAGGAAAATATATTACTAAAGCAATTAATAATTCCTCAAGCAACCTATAACGCCCCTTTCTGTTATTTTGAATTTACACTCTCTTAAATTACCTATTAAATAATTCTTGGTAACCCTTATTACGTCATCAGAAAAATATCTCATAAATTTCTCGCCACTAACTTTATTATTCATGGACATCTGCCACGTTATTATAACTTTTTTATACTTAGAAAACTCCTTAAGAAAAATTAAAGGATGAATTAAATCTACCGCCCTTCTACTTAATCTGTAGAAAGTATTAATGGAGTCTACTATAAGAAGCTCTGGTTGGAGTTGAATGCCTCGAATAATATTTTCTACTAGCTCGTCTGCACTATTTGCCTCCACAAAGAAAGTATTTTTATTAATAAGTGCCATGCTCTCTACTCTTGCTTCATACGATTTTCCTTGAGTGGAAATATATATTGAAGGCGTTATATCTTCAAGCACTTGAAGGGCTACAGCAGTCTTTCCACTACCCGCTACTCCATATAGCGAGACTAAGTTGCCATTCTTGAAAATAAATTCACTTAACTTACAATGCTTATATTCCACTAAGTATAATTTTTATTTGTGGGTATTAAAAAGGTAGCAATTAAGGTCAATAACCCAAGAATTTTTAGACAGCTCGTTCAAGAGCTAAGGAAGAGCGATCTAATTCCCACAGTAGATTCAGGAGACTTAACAATTTCAGATTTTGATAAGAATGCTGACGTTTTCATACAAGGAGAAGATGAAATAAAGAAAGCAATAACGTATTTACAATGCTTAAAACTAGGAAAAAGAAAATTTGATGAATTACTTATAGGAATAGATACAAATTCTCCTAAATTAACTGTAGTTATTCTAGGAGACGGAATAATAATAGATACATTAGAAGCTTGGATAGATGAAATTGAGGATATTATAGAAGAAGTAATATCAAAATATCCTTATAAGAGAATATACATAGGAGTAGGAACTGGGAACAAATACGGAGAACTTGTTTATAAATTACTAAGTATAAGGTTCCCATTTGTTAAAAAGGTTAATGAGAGCAGAACCAGCCTAAGAAATCCATATGTTAATATTAAGGATAAAGATGTTAGAGCAGCCTATATGATAGCCTTAAGGTCTACTAAATGTTAGTTAAAAAGGGAATAGATTATATAACTAAAGGACCTTGTAAGTTAACCGTGATAAAAGGAAGAATATTGATAAAAGGAATTGAAATTAATGAGAAAGAATATAAACAAATTAACGAAGAAAGCTTCAGTATTGTTCCAGAAGAAGAGTCAGAAATAGACACAGATTGCCAAATATTAGCGGAAATCCCTCATCTGGGCTGGGAAGAGTTAGCTTCTCAGATGTCCGGAGGAAAAGTTCTACTTTTAGGAAATACTGACTCTGGAAAAAGTTACTTTTCTGACATAATTCATAACATGAATAAAGATTCAGTAATTATAGATGCAGATGTCGGGCAGTCCAGATACTTGCCTACTTTTATATCATCAACAAGTGGAATTCTGGAGTTTTTTGGAGATATTTCTCCTTCTAGAAATTACAGACTTCACATAGAACTCTTAGGAAAAATTCTAGATAAAGAAAAACATTCTCTCACTATAATTGATACAGACGGATGGATAAGAGGATATAAGGCCTTTTTACATAAGCTCTACATGATCTATGAATTAGATCCAGATTTCATAGTTTCTTTTGACGACAAGATTGTTGGCTATTTTCCATCTAATATCAGAAAAAAGGTGATCATAGTGAAGAAAATTCCACCATTTTTAGAAAGAAGTAGAGCAAAAAGAATATCATATAGAATTTCAAAATATAAAAAATATTTCGAGAAAGCTTCTATAATAACCATTGAATATGAACAAGTATTAGGTAAGAAGTTAGCAGAAGGTCTGTTCGTAGGATTTGATGAGCCTTTACAGTTATTCTATGAGGAGCCTTGTAGCGGATATTTTATTGAGGAACTTCTAGGAGGGTTAGTGGGAATAGTAAATGAAGGAAAAATTGCTGGTGCAGGAATAATAAAAGAGATAAATCAAGATGGGGTTAAAATTCTTACACCAGTAAATAAAGTTCAAGGTGTAATTTTAGGTAATATAAGTTTAAATGAGGAATTTAAGGAGAGAAGAATAAGGTTTAGCAAATGTTAATTGCAATAGAAGGCATAGACGGTTCCGGAAAAACTACTTTGGCAAAAGAACTTAAGAAATGGTTAGAGAATGAGAAGAAAAAGAAAGTATTACTTACTGCTGAGCCCTTTACCGAAGAGATCTCAAAGTTAATTCAAGAAGAAGGATGGAAAGATCCAGTAACGCTTACTCTCTTATTTTCTGCAGACAGAGGAGTTCATGTAAATTGGATTATGAAACAAAATCAATACGACATTATCGTAACCGATAGATATTATTATTCTACCATTGCTTATCAAGCAGCAATGGGAATAGATAAAAACTGGATAATCGAAGTAAACAAGTTCTTTCCAAAGCCTGAACTTACGCTTTTGTTAGATATCCCGGCTGAAATAGCTATAACAAGAATTAAAAAAGATGACAAATTTAACTTTAAGGAGAAACTTTCTCTACTTCAAAAGGTTAGGGAAAATTACTTAGAAATTGCCAAAAATGAGAATTCCATAAAAATTATCAATTCTACTAAAACTTTTGAAGAAGTATTAAGCGAAGCTAAGAATTATGTTGAGGAACTAATTTCCTAATCCTTTCTATTGCATCTAAATATCTAATTATTTGAACCAACGTCTCACTATCGTAAGGGTCTTCCTTTATCTTTTTTGCGGTAGAATATAATCCTTCGACAAGAAAGTCCTCAACAGAAGTTAACATTATATCTTTCTTGACTTGTTTTTCTTCCTCGTCGCTCTTCACGATATAAACCTTACCATGAACTGGACATACCACATCTCCGTTCTTTAACCTAAATAAAGGAGACCCACAAACTGGACATGCTTCGCTTAGCATTGTAGCTCCTTGTCTCAATAGTTCCGCTGCTTTCTTAATGGAGTCGTCAGTCATTTTATACCCGAAATAATTCTTAATCTATTAGAGTAAAAAGTATATCTGGTGAGAAACCATGGCAACTCTTTATGACAATGAAGCTAAAATTAAACAAGCCGTAATCATTTTACAAAAAATAGTTAACGACACTAGCGTTCCAAGAAACATTAGAAGAGCCGCAACAGATGCTATAAGAAATTTGCAAGACCCTAATTTGAGTGCAGGAATTAGGGCTGCCAATGCAATTGGAATCCTTGAAGATATAAGTCAAGACCCAAACATGCCTACTCATACTAGAATATCTATCTGGAACGTAGTCTCAATTTTGGAAACTGTAAAGGACTAAAATTTTTTAAGCCTAATATTCGAATATTTAAGGTGCGGGGATGCCCGAGCTAGGACGAAGGGGGTAGG from Acidianus ambivalens harbors:
- a CDS encoding CDP-2,3-bis-(O-geranylgeranyl)-sn-glycerol synthase → MLEELLIALVIYFPAFTANGSAPFVKRGHPIDFNKNFFDGRRIFGDGKTFEGLLVALTFGIIIGVIIARFWGVSWIFISFVESLAAMLGDMTGAFIKRRLNIPRGGRALGLDQLDFVLGSSLALVLLHVNIELYQFLFIILIAFIMHILTNNVAYRLKIKSVPW
- a CDS encoding Sjogren's syndrome/scleroderma autoantigen 1 family protein is translated as MTDDSIKKAAELLRQGATMLSEACPVCGSPLFRLKNGDVVCPVHGKVYIVKSDEEEKQVKKDIMLTSVEDFLVEGLYSTAKKIKEDPYDSETLVQIIRYLDAIERIRKLVPQHNS
- a CDS encoding Clp1/GlmU family protein; amino-acid sequence: MLVKKGIDYITKGPCKLTVIKGRILIKGIEINEKEYKQINEESFSIVPEEESEIDTDCQILAEIPHLGWEELASQMSGGKVLLLGNTDSGKSYFSDIIHNMNKDSVIIDADVGQSRYLPTFISSTSGILEFFGDISPSRNYRLHIELLGKILDKEKHSLTIIDTDGWIRGYKAFLHKLYMIYELDPDFIVSFDDKIVGYFPSNIRKKVIIVKKIPPFLERSRAKRISYRISKYKKYFEKASIITIEYEQVLGKKLAEGLFVGFDEPLQLFYEEPCSGYFIEELLGGLVGIVNEGKIAGAGIIKEINQDGVKILTPVNKVQGVILGNISLNEEFKERRIRFSKC
- the tmk gene encoding dTMP kinase — its product is MLIAIEGIDGSGKTTLAKELKKWLENEKKKKVLLTAEPFTEEISKLIQEEGWKDPVTLTLLFSADRGVHVNWIMKQNQYDIIVTDRYYYSTIAYQAAMGIDKNWIIEVNKFFPKPELTLLLDIPAEIAITRIKKDDKFNFKEKLSLLQKVRENYLEIAKNENSIKIINSTKTFEEVLSEAKNYVEELIS
- a CDS encoding AAA family ATPase; the encoded protein is MEYKHCKLSEFIFKNGNLVSLYGVAGSGKTAVALQVLEDITPSIYISTQGKSYEARVESMALINKNTFFVEANSADELVENIIRGIQLQPELLIVDSINTFYRLSRRAVDLIHPLIFLKEFSKYKKVIITWQMSMNNKVSGEKFMRYFSDDVIRVTKNYLIGNLRECKFKITERGVIGCLRNY
- the mcm gene encoding minichromosome maintenance protein MCM, whose amino-acid sequence is MEAQQIDLPTEFENFIKNFKDSSGNYKYMNQLNEMIAYRKKSLLLDFSDIYSYNDKIATEIIANPLYTLKILDEKLLKIISEIDPTYPDEVERVHVRLINLPRTIELRKIRSNYINKLITVEGILTKQTPVKERAYKVVFKHVHPDCNQEFEWPEGDEEMDEIIKTPTVCPLCGKPGQFEIVAEKTKLTDWQKVILQERPEEVPPGQLPRQLEVVLEDDLVDSARPGDRVKITGILLIKQDSIVKRGSRAVFDVYMKALSIEVSQKVLDEVEITDEDKKKIEDLAKDPWIKQKIISSIAPSIFDHWEIKEAIALALFGGVPRVMPDGTRIRGDIHVLIIGDPGTAKSQILQFAARVAPRSVYTTGKGATAAGLTAAVVREKNSGDYYLEAGALVLADGGIAVIDEIDKMREEDRVAIHEAMEQQTVSIAKAGIVAKLNARATIIAAGNPKFGRYIAERGISENIDLPPTILSRFDLIFILVDKPGNEDQRLATHILDMHGGKPVKDIIPVDLLKKYIAYARKYVNPELTEEAKQLLADFYVEMRKKSSESPDSPILITPRQLEALIRLSEAYARMALRKTVTKEDAENAINIMRIFLEKVGIDVESGAMDIDTIMTGKPKSAREKMVKIMEIIDTLSGSEGCAKLREIVKEAEREGIERQSTEKLISDMKKSGLIYEAKPECYKKV
- a CDS encoding UPF0147 family protein, with product MATLYDNEAKIKQAVIILQKIVNDTSVPRNIRRAATDAIRNLQDPNLSAGIRAANAIGILEDISQDPNMPTHTRISIWNVVSILETVKD